In a genomic window of Phacochoerus africanus isolate WHEZ1 chromosome 6, ROS_Pafr_v1, whole genome shotgun sequence:
- the EPS8L3 gene encoding epidermal growth factor receptor kinase substrate 8-like protein 3 isoform X1: protein MKTREPTSKNCCKHSAVWVLGRHLSSVNMSRPSSRAIYLHRKEYVQNLTSEPTHLQHRVEHLMTCKLGTQRVQEPKDALQKLHEMDTQGRVWSQDLLLQVRDGWLQLLDIETKEELESYRLDSIKVMDVALDTCSYNSVLSITVQDSGLRGVSTLLFQCPEVGAERLKTSLQKALEEDLEQRSRFGALHADQDRWRGPPLERPLPKEQAPPFERGPPPEQPHWMAPEQNTPPSPKPLPHPSSIHERSAFTPPPSRRPPSPENPEWDEEVLNHVLKDIELFVGKLKEAQALSKTSRKKKRWRKKTKKGGVTEAHYIDCFQKIKYSFNLLGKLAIRLQETSAPEFIHILFQTLDFIIAQCPEPDLAAQVISPLLTTKAIDLLQSCLSPLENSLWKGLGKAWTTSQANWTGSEPLPYQPTFYDGWQLPELTYQALSRYQDTTSLRRSPSLGSTLHFAQEEAYNHSPKLGPSRPGSVKPGLQMQVLYEFEARNSQELTVVQGEVLEILDQSKRWWLVKNEMGRSGYIPSNILEPLQSGAPRSQNGSPSRAPMLRLSSRPEEVTAWLQAENFSTVTVRTLGSLTGSQLLHMRPGELQMLCPQEAPRVLARLEAVRRMLGISP, encoded by the exons ATGAAAACAAGAGAACCTACTTCAAAGAATTGTTGTAAGCATTCAGCAG TTTGGGTTCTAGGGCGTCATCTCAGCAGCGTCAACATGTCCCGGCCCAGCAGCAGAGCCATTTACC TGCACCGGAAGGAGTATGTGCAGAATCTCACCTCAGAGCCCacccacctgcagcacagggtAGAG CACCTGATGACATGTAAGCTGGGGACACAGAGAGTCCAGGAGCCCAAGGATGCCCTGCAGAAGCTGCACGAGATGGACACTCAGGGCCGGGTGTGGAGCCAGGACTTGCTCCTGCAGGTCCGTGATGGCTGGCTCCAGCTGCTGGACATCGAGACCAAG GAGGAGCTGGAGTCTTACCGCCTGGACAGCATCAAGGTCATGGATGTGGCACTTGACACCTGCTCCTACAACTCTGTCCTGTCCATCACAGTGCAGGATTCAGGCCTGCGAGGCGTTAGCACCCTGCTCTTCCAGTGCCCGGAAGTGGGG GCAGAGCGACTGAAGACCAGCCTGCAGAAGGCTCTGGAGGAGGACTTAGAGCAAAG ATCCCGATTTGGAGCCCTCCACGCAGACCAGGACAGATGGAGGGGGCCTCCCCTGGAAAGGCCACTCCCTAAGGAGCAAGCACCCCCTTTTGAGCGGGGACCCCCTCCAGAACAGCCCCACTGGATGGCCCCAGAGCAGA ACACACCACCGTCCCCAAAGCCCCTGCCGCACCCCTCCAGCATCCACGAGCGGAGCGCCTTCACTCCGCCTCCTTCGAGGCGGCCTCCATCCCCCGAGAACCCTGAATGGGATGAG GAGGTGCTGAACCACGTCCTAAAAGACATCGAGCTGTTCGTGGGAAAGCTGAAGGAGGCCCAGGCCCTGTCAAAGACCAGCCGTAAGAAGAAGAGATGGCGCAAGAAGACGAAAAAGGGAG ggGTGACAGAAGCACATTACATCGACTGCTTCCAGAAGATCAAGTACAGCTTCAACCTCCTG gggaAGCTGGCCATCAGGCTGCAGGAGACAAGTGCCCCTGAGTTTATACACATCCTCTTCCAAACTCTGGACTTC ATCATAGCCCAGTGCCCTGAGCCTGACCTGGCAGCCCAAGTGATCTCACCTCTCCTCACCACCAAAGCCATTGACCTCTTGCAGTCCTGTCTAAGCCCATTGGAGAACAGCCTCTGGAAGGGCCTGGGCAAGGCCTGGACCACCAGCCA GGCCAACTGGACGGGCAGTGAGCCCCTGCCCTACCAACCCACGTTCTATGATGGTTGGCAGCTTCCAGAACTTACCTACCAG GCGCTCTCAAGATACCAAGACACCACTTCCCTCCG GAGAAGCCCTAGTTTAGGGAGCACTTTACACTTCGCTCAAGAGGAGGCATACAACCACAGCCCCAAACTGGGGCCCTCCAGACCTGGATCTGTCAAGCCGGGCCTGCAAATGCAAGTCCTATATGAGTTTGAAGCTAGGAACTCACAGGAACTGACTGTGGTCCAGGGAGAGGTGCTGGAG ATTCTGGACCAGAGCAAGCGGTGGTGGCTGGTGAAGAATGAGATGGGACGGAGCGGCTACATCCCCAGCAACATCCTGGAGCCCCTCCAGTCGGGGGCTCCCAGGAGCCAGAACGGGTCGCCCTCTCGG GCTCCAATGCTTCGACTTAGCTCCAGGCCTGAGGAGGTCACAGCGTGGCTGCAGGCAGAGAACTTCTCTACTGT CACCGTGAGGACCCTCGGCTCCCTGACAGGGAGCCAGCTGCTTCACATGAGACCTGGGGAGCTACAGATGCTGTGTCCACAGGAGGCCCCACGGGTCCTGGCACGGCTGGAGGCCGTCAGAAGGATGCTGGGG ATAAGCCCTTAG
- the EPS8L3 gene encoding epidermal growth factor receptor kinase substrate 8-like protein 3 isoform X2, whose product MSRPSSRAIYLHRKEYVQNLTSEPTHLQHRVEHLMTCKLGTQRVQEPKDALQKLHEMDTQGRVWSQDLLLQVRDGWLQLLDIETKEELESYRLDSIKVMDVALDTCSYNSVLSITVQDSGLRGVSTLLFQCPEVGAERLKTSLQKALEEDLEQRSRFGALHADQDRWRGPPLERPLPKEQAPPFERGPPPEQPHWMAPEQNTPPSPKPLPHPSSIHERSAFTPPPSRRPPSPENPEWDEEVLNHVLKDIELFVGKLKEAQALSKTSRKKKRWRKKTKKGGVTEAHYIDCFQKIKYSFNLLGKLAIRLQETSAPEFIHILFQTLDFIIAQCPEPDLAAQVISPLLTTKAIDLLQSCLSPLENSLWKGLGKAWTTSQANWTGSEPLPYQPTFYDGWQLPELTYQALSRYQDTTSLRRSPSLGSTLHFAQEEAYNHSPKLGPSRPGSVKPGLQMQVLYEFEARNSQELTVVQGEVLEILDQSKRWWLVKNEMGRSGYIPSNILEPLQSGAPRSQNGSPSRAPMLRLSSRPEEVTAWLQAENFSTVTVRTLGSLTGSQLLHMRPGELQMLCPQEAPRVLARLEAVRRMLGISP is encoded by the exons ATGTCCCGGCCCAGCAGCAGAGCCATTTACC TGCACCGGAAGGAGTATGTGCAGAATCTCACCTCAGAGCCCacccacctgcagcacagggtAGAG CACCTGATGACATGTAAGCTGGGGACACAGAGAGTCCAGGAGCCCAAGGATGCCCTGCAGAAGCTGCACGAGATGGACACTCAGGGCCGGGTGTGGAGCCAGGACTTGCTCCTGCAGGTCCGTGATGGCTGGCTCCAGCTGCTGGACATCGAGACCAAG GAGGAGCTGGAGTCTTACCGCCTGGACAGCATCAAGGTCATGGATGTGGCACTTGACACCTGCTCCTACAACTCTGTCCTGTCCATCACAGTGCAGGATTCAGGCCTGCGAGGCGTTAGCACCCTGCTCTTCCAGTGCCCGGAAGTGGGG GCAGAGCGACTGAAGACCAGCCTGCAGAAGGCTCTGGAGGAGGACTTAGAGCAAAG ATCCCGATTTGGAGCCCTCCACGCAGACCAGGACAGATGGAGGGGGCCTCCCCTGGAAAGGCCACTCCCTAAGGAGCAAGCACCCCCTTTTGAGCGGGGACCCCCTCCAGAACAGCCCCACTGGATGGCCCCAGAGCAGA ACACACCACCGTCCCCAAAGCCCCTGCCGCACCCCTCCAGCATCCACGAGCGGAGCGCCTTCACTCCGCCTCCTTCGAGGCGGCCTCCATCCCCCGAGAACCCTGAATGGGATGAG GAGGTGCTGAACCACGTCCTAAAAGACATCGAGCTGTTCGTGGGAAAGCTGAAGGAGGCCCAGGCCCTGTCAAAGACCAGCCGTAAGAAGAAGAGATGGCGCAAGAAGACGAAAAAGGGAG ggGTGACAGAAGCACATTACATCGACTGCTTCCAGAAGATCAAGTACAGCTTCAACCTCCTG gggaAGCTGGCCATCAGGCTGCAGGAGACAAGTGCCCCTGAGTTTATACACATCCTCTTCCAAACTCTGGACTTC ATCATAGCCCAGTGCCCTGAGCCTGACCTGGCAGCCCAAGTGATCTCACCTCTCCTCACCACCAAAGCCATTGACCTCTTGCAGTCCTGTCTAAGCCCATTGGAGAACAGCCTCTGGAAGGGCCTGGGCAAGGCCTGGACCACCAGCCA GGCCAACTGGACGGGCAGTGAGCCCCTGCCCTACCAACCCACGTTCTATGATGGTTGGCAGCTTCCAGAACTTACCTACCAG GCGCTCTCAAGATACCAAGACACCACTTCCCTCCG GAGAAGCCCTAGTTTAGGGAGCACTTTACACTTCGCTCAAGAGGAGGCATACAACCACAGCCCCAAACTGGGGCCCTCCAGACCTGGATCTGTCAAGCCGGGCCTGCAAATGCAAGTCCTATATGAGTTTGAAGCTAGGAACTCACAGGAACTGACTGTGGTCCAGGGAGAGGTGCTGGAG ATTCTGGACCAGAGCAAGCGGTGGTGGCTGGTGAAGAATGAGATGGGACGGAGCGGCTACATCCCCAGCAACATCCTGGAGCCCCTCCAGTCGGGGGCTCCCAGGAGCCAGAACGGGTCGCCCTCTCGG GCTCCAATGCTTCGACTTAGCTCCAGGCCTGAGGAGGTCACAGCGTGGCTGCAGGCAGAGAACTTCTCTACTGT CACCGTGAGGACCCTCGGCTCCCTGACAGGGAGCCAGCTGCTTCACATGAGACCTGGGGAGCTACAGATGCTGTGTCCACAGGAGGCCCCACGGGTCCTGGCACGGCTGGAGGCCGTCAGAAGGATGCTGGGG ATAAGCCCTTAG
- the LOC125129881 gene encoding glutathione S-transferase Mu 5: protein MLSTKSMVLGYWDIRGLAHAIRMLLEFTDTSYEEKRYICGEAPDYDRSQWLDVKYKLDLDFPNLPYLMDGKNKLTQSNAILRYIARKHNMCGETEEEKIRVDIMENQIMDFRMQLIRLCYSPDHEKLKPQYLEQLPGQLKQFSLFLGKYSWFAGEKLTFVDFLTYDVLDQNRIFEPRCLDEFPNLKAFMCRFEALEKIAAYMQSDRFLKMPINNKMAQWGNKRLY from the exons ATGCTGTCGACCAAGTCTATGGTTCTGGGTTACTGGGATATTCGCGGG CTGGCGCATGCCATCCGCATGCTCTTGGAGTTCACTGATACATCCTATGAAGAGAAACGGTACATCTGCGGGGAAG CTCCTGACTATGATAGAAGCCAGTGGCTGGATGTGAAATACAAACTAGACCTGGACTTTCCTAAC CTGCCCTATCTCATGGACGGGAAGAACAAGCTCACCCAGAGCAATGCCATCTTGCGCTACATCGCCCGCAAGCACAACATGT GTGGGGagactgaagaagaaaagattCGAGTGGACATCATGGAGAACCAAATAATGGATTTTCGCATGCAGCTGATAAGACTCTGCTACAGTCCTGATCAC GAAAAGCTGAAGCCTCAGTACTTGGAACAGCTACCTGGACAGCTGAAACAGTTCTCCTTGTTCCTGGGGAAATACTCATGGTTTGCAGGGGAAaag CTCACGTTTGTGGATTTCCTTACCTACGACGTCTTAGATCAGAACCGTATCTTTGAGCCCAGGTGCCTGGATGAATTTCCAAATCTGAAGGCTTTCATGTGCCGTTTTGAG GCTTTGGAGAAAATAGCTGCCTACATGCAGTCTGACCGCTTCCTCAAGATGCCCATCAACAACAAGATGGCCCAGTGGGGCAACAAGAGACTATACTGA